The Cryptococcus deuterogattii R265 chromosome 4, complete sequence genome segment GCGGTATGGTCAAAAACTTTGTGGCATAGGAAGGTATTACAACTTACAATGCCCACTGGCAAAGTCTGGATGGAACAAAACTTCAAGAGATGACTCGGTAACCTGGCTGGGATTAATGCTGTTATCGTCCCAAGCTTTGACGACAAGATTGACAGTGTGTTCCACGACGATTCGGGCGATCTCACCAGCGGGTTGATTGAGAATGAGACCAAAATGATCCTAAAGAGGAAAAGTCAGCACCGTCAAAGCATGCATGAGTCCCTTAccttggaaagaaaagagtgagTGGGGTCAGAAGCATTCCAGTCATTCCAGACTTCGTATTGGTCATGGGAATCTATGACAGCTTGAGAGGACTGACCAAGAGCCTCTGTAGCGGTACTCAAAAGAGGCTTGACAAACGGTTCgagggtggtgatgatAAAGACAGAAACGGAGTTTGAGATCTTCTCAACGAGACCGGAAAGGCCTGGGATTCGATCGATGGTGTTCTGCAGAGATAATTAGACAGTCTTCCAAATCCCCAAATTCAACTACATacttcaatcttcttcattacAGAGTCCCTGAAGCTCAGAATCTGCCAGATGGTTTGGTGAAGTTCTTGAGGGCTCATGGTGCTCGGGTCAACACCGCCGGGTTGTCCTGCTCGCATGTTTTGAATACCTTCCATATCACGAGTCATGCTGTCACCTTCACCGCCCGGAATGCTAAAGAATAGTTGGCGAAGAGTGTCAGCGGAGTTGCTTTGACCCTCGGATATGGAACGGGCATTGGTCATCTGCTTGCTAAGGTCGGAAACAGATGCCTGTTGATCCACTGTCAGAGAAAATGAGAATGGCAAGATTTCAAAAACCAACCTGCGAGAGGTGGTCGGTCGCTTCACCCATCAAAGAATGGATGAAATCAGCACCACCAAAAGTACCTGTGACAAGAGGGTATACATCACGCCCATTAGAGGCCCTGACTTTCACATTCTGTCCAACATGAGGGAAAACGTTGGTGTAACCGAAGGAAATTAGGGCTGGGAAAGTGTTAGCAGAGCCTGTCTTATTATAAAGCGGTGCCCTGGTCACTCACCAAGCTCGCACCAGTTAGAGTGGGCAGTGAAGTCCTCACTAAAGATAACTTGATAAGAAATATCACGATCTAGGTTCTTAGGCGACTCACAGAGTGTGCAAGGCACGCCCGAGAAGTTGAAAAGCTTCGTACAAGTCAGACTTGTTGTTGCTCGACCTGTACTGTCGACCATAGTGGATACATTCTTGAAGCCTCTGTCTCACGAGAGCTTTCGAAGTTGCCCAGCCCCCGTTCTCTGTGACGATTTAGTGCTTATCCCCGGCGCTCATGGACAAAGTTCAACATACCGTTTGCAATATAATTCTTCATTCCTGTCCGGGGGTCAATCTCAAGCTCCCTGGGATCCACCGGCCCTCGCAATCGCCTGTCATACTGCCTggcatcttcaccatcagCGTATCCCTTAGGGTTATCAATATGTTCAGTTGGAAGATAGCATCCGAGTCGCTCCTTGGTGACTTCAAACTCGCCCGTGGCGTAACCATGTGCCATAAAACCCAGAACCATGacaatgttgatgatggtttGAAGATTGGTTTTCTTAAGTGAACCAACGTCTACTGCTTGACTATAGTCTCGAAGCCAGTTTCCACTGGTAGAGTGTCAGCAAGCTGGAGCAGAAAGGAAGGGTCATTTACAAATAGACACGCTTCACATCCAGTGGGGTAAACTTGGTACCTCTGGAGAGGAAACCGCCACCAGCGGCCTTGAACAGATTTGCAATGATGTCTTCAATATCACCATGCCTAAAAGCCTTGTCTTCAAGGtatgaaaaggaaggaatgtTACCTATTGACCGTTTGAGCATCGCATCGACATGGAAAGAACGAAGGGAGCGCTTTGTGGAGAGTACGCACCAGCCCCGAAAGCGTAAATGCCGGGAGTGAATGATAGAGCAACGAGTGCCAATAGTAGAAACAGGAGAGCTGTTTTTGCCATAGTATCGAGtaaggaaaaagggatgaaggaagaggagaaatgaGATAACAAAAAGGACGTAAATTGTGCTGTTACATAGCGTACTCCACCAACAACGAACACCGCCTACCAACACGTCATCATTTattttggagaagagagtctTGGCATTTTCACGGAGATCCAAGCTCTCCGTCATCACACGTCAACCGGACGCGTCTAAAATAACAGCAGCAGAGGCGATTGATGACgtgaggaaggagcaaCAACAAGACATCCCGTCCGCAATTGTAAATCGCTACACTCCAGCTAGCAGCGCATCCGATCTCATGTCTGACAGAGCAGGCTtcaccctctccatctttgccaTCGATGTCTCACCTCCTATGGGCCAGCTCAAAGCCGATCCTTCTGGGTCAGGCAAGGTGTCCAAATTGAGTCTCGCCAAAGAGTATGTGGCGAGACAAATACAGTCAAAAGTAAGAAGGCCTGGTGAATATGGATAAGCATTAATCATTTATGTAGATATTAAGCGGAAGGAAGACGGAGGTCATCGGCCTTGTCAGCTTTGGGGGTCGTGAGTGGGTTTCCAGAGCGGCTCAAGCATCTCGACGCTCACATGGTAGCAGGCACAAACAACCAAGCATATAATATttctcttgaagaaggcatgGAAAATGAGCTATATAGAGCGGTGTCCTCAGATGTTGCTTGCCAAACTGCTAAGCCCAAAGCGTTGGAGGTACTGATGaaccttgaagaagggaagcaTGCCGGCAATCGTAAGTGGCTTTTGAACTTCGATCCGGCGGCTTCTAATTGATGGATCATTTGGGATAGCTGTATCTGCCCTCATGGTGGGCTTAGACATGATACAATCCTGGAAGATCACAAAGCAATGGTCTGTTGACTTGACATTAATCACAGACGGTAACTTGATTCCCCTTGATGTGCATACATCGTCACTCATATAACAGTACAGGAGAAACTGCGTTTGAACAGAATGAGTATGAGGAAGCTATTGACAGGCTAGAGCAGCTACAGGTCATCCTTCGTGTAGTGTGAGTGTCCTATTGGTCCCTATAAATCCATATCATTATGTTGATCGATAAAAGTGGGATTGATTTTCAACCCCTTTCACGAGCAGTGGATAAAAGTAAATCCCGAAACAAAGTAAGTGTTCGTTTACCGTTATCCATTTACTGACTAATTCCTGGACGCAGAGGCTCTCAGAGAAATTCTGGCGTGTCTTCACCTCTACTCTACAGGAACGTCTGGAGCAAACATCCAATCCCAGACTCTACCCTGCGGTGAAAGTCTTTGACGACACTTTGGAAGCAGCTCGTAGCCCACAGGTCGCCACTGTCAACGGCACCCTCAGTGCCATAGACCTACACATTGGCTCTTTGGATGTCGGCCAGAACGAAGCCATCGTTATCCCCGTCAGGTACAGCAAGGCTACCGCCAAAGCTTCAGCACCTACGTTCTCAAAAGCTTGGAAGCCAGCCATGGATTTGCAAATGCCCATGCATGCTGCAACCGATGGTATCTCATTATCAAATCCATTAATCTCTGGTCTGCTTAACCAGTCGCAGTCACAGGGCAAAAATCCACCCCGTACTGAAGAAATGGCGGGGATGATTTCGGCTGAAGTCAAGCAACATCACTCATATGTGATCAAAAAGCCGGAGATTAATGCCTCAGTCAATCGAATCAGCACTCAAGCAAGTAACTTGGAGCCTCCTGAACAGGTGGAACAGgcagatgagaatgaaaatgaggaagaagatgaagaagaatacgTCGATAAAGAAGATGTGGTCAAGGCATGGAAGTTCGGTTCTACTTGGGTTCCCGTGCCGGAAAAAACTTTTGTGACTCTGGCCACTCGTAAGGGTATTGAAGTGTGTGGATTTTTCCCCGTGGAAAACGTGAGTAAAATATCGATTGCGGGTCAAAAGCTCACGCTGCAAATCCTCTAGATACGAAGATACCATCTCATCGGTGAAGCACGATATGTCTGGCCTGATCTACTCTCTCCAAAAGCTCAAATCCAGTTTTCAGCCCTGGTTGAAGCAATGCATGATCGAAAAATGTGCGCTGTGACAAGGTAAGTGTTCATCCTACGCCCATAAGGATAATGCCGAGCTAAGGGCGAAGTAGATGGGtcttgaaggatggaggcgAGCCAACTTTAGGTGTCTGTGTGCCAGTCATTGAAAATAAAGGAAccgatgaagaagcgaggCCCAACTTCTTGCCATACATGTACTGGCTGAAAGTAGGTTGCTTCAGAAGGAAGTTTGTATTCTCCCATTGATGCCTGTCTACAGCTGCCTTTTGCCGAAGACGAACGCATCTTCCGTTTCCCATCATTAGCCACCATTAAGACCAACACTGGCAAGATTTTAACAGAACACCCCCTTTTGCCTACGAAGGAACAAAGTCTTCTGATGGATGAGTTGGTTCTGGGTATGGACTTGGATGAATATgcaagagaggagaagagaaaggtccaggaggatgaaaagcAGGATGTGGACGGACGAATGGATGAGCAAGAGTTAGTATTGCCTTCATGCTGCAAGTACTCTGTTAACAATGAGCAGTCAAGATGTTACTTGGTTCAAACCATGGGAGGCAGTAAATCCTGTCATTCATCGAATCAAAGAAGCTATATTTCACGCGTCCCTCACACCTGATCTTGACGAAGATCCCCTCGGACCGCCCCATCCTGAACTTACCAAGTATTTCGAAACGCCGGCAGAACTCGCTGAAAAAGTGAAAGACGTGACAGAGCGCTTGAAAGAGATTCTAGACATTAAGAAGGTCccagagaaaaggaagagacggAAGGCgcaaaaggaagaattaggtgaagatgaaggattgTAAGTGACCTCATGGCTTTCATGGTCAATGCGTTTGGCTGAACGATGACACAGTatcgatgaggatgagctcTTCGCTGAATCGACTGAGACAAAGCCCATTATCAAGCTCGAGCCGCAGTCTCAAACGTCATCCCAGCCCACAACTTCTACCCCTATTCCAGATCAAAACAAGCCGAAGTCGGGAAGACTCATCAGTAACGGTAGTCCAATCGATGATTTCAACCGCGTGATCCAGGTCGGAGATGTTTTCCGCAAAGCTATTCGGGATATGAATGAAGTGGTAAAGGAGAATGTGAAGAGTAGTTTCTCAAGGCAAAACTTTGCTGAAGCAATCGATTGCTTGCAGCTGATGAGATCCACTGCTCTTGGATACGAGGAAGTGGAAACTTACAATGAGTGGGTAATGTGAAAATTGGGGGGAAACGAGCTGACGAGTGCCAGCTGCATTGATTCTCTTGAGCAAACTGTCAAGGCCAAAGGTTTCAAGCATCCTGATTTCTGGGACTGTAAGTCATGCATTGACCCGGGTGGAGCTGATTCTGTGTAGATTTCAAGTCAGCCGGTAAATCTGTCAGTAAGAtttcggaagaagaggccgagGCGGCCATGGAGGGTTCTGAATAAAGCATAAGGGTGTTGTTGTATGGTATGTATGTATAAGATCATAATATGTAACAATAAATGGATACACTCATGCTGATTAAAAGCTTCTGTGAGGATTGCAGTCAGTTCAGTTCAGTCAATGGCTATTTACTCTCCATTCACCTTCTAAGGGATTGTCCCTTAGCCAGCATCGTACTTAGTCTTCGCCTTCTAGACAGGAGAGCACGGTGAATCTATATCGTTGTGAAGAACAGATCAACGATTATCAGTGACTCAACCGACACGCGTTATTAAGGCCTTACATCTTGTTTGAGGGACGGGAAATACACGTATTAAAAGTAGTGGAAGCGGTTGATTGTCTTATCCGGCGTGGCGGATAATTGCAATTAGTACTATAGCTGTAATAATACTTTTAAGATGTGAATCTCTGCCGCTACGCAAGGTCATCTGTCGTTATTCTTTATACCCCCGTCCTCCTCTTGGACAGTCGGGATAAGCCTACAATTCTGTAACAGATATTACAGAGGACATTGTTGGCCCTATCCTAAGGGGACACGGATACTCCAACGGAAGAAAGGGTTTGAAAATTGGTTTAATTGGTAGTTGACATCTTCACAGCATATGATAGCAAACTGTGGAAAAGAGCATACTTCTTACCTTACAACAAGCGTTAGTAATATTATTTAATGAAGATTTCATCCGGCTTCAGGTGGATGGTGATCACAAGGAAGTGGCAAGTGCCATTTTTTCGAGTGATTTGTCTCACACTCATATGTTAATCAATTTGCACAAACTTAGGCGTCTCATCAACTGATAAACGACGCTGCACGGTTACTAAGGATCGTAAGCAACAACAGGACCTTATTTTGCTTTTGTAATTCGATTAGAAAGTGAATTGTACATTACATCTCTATAATTGAACAGAAACCATTATACCAGTGATCATGAAACGTCCATcctatcatcttcctcaacagcgaaccctctttccctcagTGTCTCATCCACAGCCGCTTTCACATCGTAGTCATCTTCCCGCAAGTAATCGTCATTTCTGAGACACAATGAGCACATAGAAATTACATGATACGAAGTAAGCAAACGCACTGTAAACTGGAGCTATAAGAGTCGTTCACAGCGTTGAGAAGATCACGCAAATTGGAGAGTGCCCTCCGTAAGCAGTCCACGGCGGATTGGTTCTCTGTGAACGTAGTTAGCTCAGACTCATGATAAAGGATAATCCTTACTCACCGTACATCTGAATTCGCAGGTGGATTTTAGGTTCTGAAGGGTGAGGAGCTGTGTAGCCACAAAACTCCACCTCGGGGCTACAGAGAATCAACTTCACATCAAATGACTTCTCAACAGACCACATACTCCTTCATGATAATCCATCGCAAAGCATTTCCAAGGGTATGATCCTCTTGCCAGAGAGCAAAAGTACAAGCTGAGTAATCGGGTTCATGCCCTGGTAACTAATGATATCTTGATCAGCATATTGCCTGGTATCGCCAACAATTAGCCGCCAGACGCACTATTGTGATCTTTTCGTGGACGGCATTTGAGGAGACGGATTGGAGAAGGGTGCTGGGATTGTCAAGCTTGGAGATGGGTTGGGACATTTTGACGAATTTTGGAGATTTCGAGCCGTCTTATTGATATTTGTTTTGAATATGGCGACTTGAGGGTCGAAGAATCAAAATCTCGAAGGCACCGAGAGTAATTTCAGAAATTTACTTTGTAACCTACATAAGCCTCCACCACACGCAAGGAAAGGCGGCTTCCGCCGCTGAAGGTACCTGATTAATCCCCTTAAGTAATTACTTAATTAGTTCGTTTGGGTCTTATGGAAAGCCGAAATGGTGCGATTTCCCTTTTGTCTTTCAGATTCAATCTCGCTGTCTTTGTTCATTTATTCGTTATTTATTTATTCGTTCGGACAATCAGTGTCTTTTTGTCTTCAAAGCCTTTAGCCTTGTAGCCCCTCACCCCTGGGTCAGGCATCATGTCGGCTCATTGTCCTTATCGAGTCGATGATCGGTGACAGGTTGCGCAACTAAGTTTATTGGTTTTTATGCGAGTGtcactccttctccgccaGCGACGGATATCGACTGAAAAGGTAATCGTTTTTTGGGCCTGTAATATTGTCAAACACCAACATCTACTACCCCTATCGGCTACTCTTTTCCAGTAAATATCTCAAGATCCAATGAGCCATCTAGTGAAAAGGAACAACAGGGACCGAGCCCAAACGCGTCATTCGAAACAAACCAGGCTATCAATTCTCCGGGGTAATGATTAGCGTTGAACAATTGGGACCGCTGACACAACAGATAAAGCTGATACATGCCGTGTATGCAGCTCAAGACAGGTTTATTGTTTTTCCGAGCTAACAATAAGGATtattgaaaagaaaaaaagagacgTGCTGATGGACTGAAGCAGTGATACTTCTTCTGAATTTGGTCGGTCAGCGAGAGTTAGGCTACTATGTATAAGTACCAAATGAAGGGATCCAGGGGCGGAGAGATTTCCATCCCAGAGTCTTTTTCGAAGACACTACTCTGGTGGTAGCTTGACATTATCCTTCCTGCTCTTTTTGAACAATCCTTTTTATCTGCCTACCATGTCTCCTCTTACCCCCGAATCAATCAATTCTGGCTTTATTATCCCTCCTCGTCTGTCCCgtgcttcatcttcaacaagcAACATCCAACCTATCAATACCGATGTCGACAGCTGCTATTCTCAATTtattctttcctttgctgGATCTGCCAGTCTTTTCCCCAACTCTCGGCTGCTGCCCGATTCCCGGCCAATAGCTAGGTCCACTttgaaaaggcaaaaaccttcctcttttccgaCACCTAGCCTTCACATGGACAAAGACATAAGTGCTATAACACAGCCTCCAGTATTGATCAAGCTGCATAGAGGATTGTTGATCGCAGACGAGTCCAGAGGAGATGCAAGGGAAGTTTCGCGAGTAAGTGAATGGACAATACAGATTGATCGAGCCAAGTTGACTTTAAATCCCCATCTAGTCCATAAGCCCTCAGTATCATATAGAACAGTCACCTTCCCCGGAGCAAAATTCTGGCGTCAATCGTTTAGATCGACAGTTACAGTGAATCACTTAATTTTTGTGAGGTCCCCACGAACGAGCCTTCGTTAACTTTTTACAGATATCTTGTTGATCCTCGTATCAAGCTTTACCCTTTCGTGCTTTCACCGAACCTCTGGGAGGAGCCTACTTCGGAAGGGGTGGTCCAAAGTGACCAAGAAATTCAACAAGCCACCAGATCCATCGTACCTCTCAGTTTATCTACCCTCAACGTCCCCATCAACACCTTTTCAACTTATTCtccctctcaatctccccCCAGCCCTTCCACCTCTGTAACACCGCTCATTATCCAGAACCCTCACTTTTCCGAACCCCCAATGGGCAAGCATCGTATCCCCTCAGCTCTTCTTAATCGTCCTTTGAACGAAAGTCTTTATCTCTCTAGTCTCATCCCCTATCCTGGCGAACCGTCGAAAATGGGTCAGCTTGTGTGGCTCAACGCCAAGACTGCGTATCATTTAAGAAAAGGAGGCTGCATCATTGTAAGAAATTACCAGGGCAAGTTGAGGAGTTGCTATGGTATCGAGGCAGAGGATGCagcgatgaggaggaaaaaggcgGCCATTCTTCAGATGAGTAGTACCCACACACCTTCAATGATGACAGTAAGAAAGCGAGACACACCCAAGGACAGCATTGATAAAAAGGATTCGTAGTCAGGAAGCAGAGCTGAGAGCTCAGGTGGCTCGGACATTGATACCTCGAGATCACAGTACACAACGAGGACCAAGAGGTCCCAGAATGCGTTCAAATATCGTTAAAGGGAGAGCTTAACGTTTTAAGAACTTCCGGCTATAAGAAGGAGGTTTGATGCTTTACGACCATACATATATACCCAAATCTATACTCATTACGCAGATTCGATGGAAATACACCATGCAACGAATTATCCTCTTCATGCTGATACCAGATCAGCGCTTGGCAGGGCCGCGTCGCTTGAGCTTAGGGAATCTAACAGGGGCAACGAGAACGGCACGACGAGCCGCATTAGCCTGAGCGAGAGTGATACCCTGTGCTTCACGTTCGGCAGGAGAAGCAAGCTTAACGTTACAACCGAGCTGTTTGTAGAGAGTAGCAACCCTGATTCTGGTCAGTATTAATCTGATAAACTCCTACAAGGAAAAACCTACTTGGCAGactccatcttcaattCCTTTGCAACCTTTGCAACCTCAACCGAGTAGCCTTCGAGAATCAGATACAACAAACAAATCCACACGAGAAGCTTGGTCTTAGATTTTTCTGTCACATTGTGCTTGAGACCGTTAGGCTCGGCAAAGCGACTAAGCATGCCGTCGATGATTTGGCGGGGAACTTGGGGGAAAGCAGAGGCGAGTTTGTTAACCGGTGTTTTGGAGAGACGAGGGCTGAAATCAAGGAACGATAAAAGACAGGAAAGGTAGTACAGATATTTCCTACAGGGGTGATAGCATAAGGTCAATGAGCCTAATTCGGTTACAAAATGACAGCATAACCCACATTTGAGTCTTTCGAGCAGTCTTATCCTTAATGTTAGCCACTGCCCTACTTTTATACTGGAGCCAGGAGCTTCTTTTGTAAGGAAGAGCATTCGCTTTCTCTTTATCGTCCTCGATAGCCAACAAGCGTGAAGCATCAATCGCAGCCCATTCTTGTGTGGTGATTAAGGACTCCCGAGTGTAGACTTCGGTAGGGTCCGCAGTGTCGATGTTAGGGGTGGGGATGAACTCGCTAGGAGCGACTGAGTCGTTCTCCTCTTCGAGCTCTCCAATGCTTTCCATCAAGTGGCCCTTAACATCTTTCATAGCACCAGCATCAACTCTGTTCTTCTCCTCGCTTTTAATCTGAGCCTTAGCTTTTCGTGTGCCGAAGGCCTCACCAAGATCGTTACGTTGTGTACGCCACTGAGCCTTGGCAGCTTGATCGGGTGGAACAGTCAGGGGAACGGTACGAAGTCGTTTAGCACGGTGAGCGACAAGATAGAGTGGAGCAGAAGGGTGTACATGGACTGTCCGGGTTGATGGGTCATAGACGGCAGGAAGATATCTGCAGAAAACTGGTTAGAATCTGCTGGAGGGAATTGGATTCTGACGTACTGGCAGTCTACGCCTTCGGGGTTGTTCGACCGGTCCCTGTTAGTACTGAAGAACTCAACGTCTTCTGTTTCACCGGCAATGAGTGTGTGTTGTTTCGTCACATCGGCAGTGGTAGCGGTGTCTCGGGTATACATTGTGAAAGGGATTTTCTTGGAAGGCTTTATTGAGGGAAAGTTGACTGGGCAGGTTCAGTCAGCAGATACTCTTGACTATTCTGCTGGGCGACTCACCAAAAGCTGGGCCCGAGCCTCTAGACGAGTCGCCAACAGACACGTGTACAAGAGAATCTGCCGCATCAGACTTGCGCTTTTGTGGCTTTTTCTGGGAGGATGCCAtggtttgagaagagatgtgaCAAGGAGATGTGATTTCTTTGGATAACAATAACAGTTTCATTCGAGCATAGACAACTTTTGAGTTTTGAGGATGTTTGATCACGTGACTCGGTAAGTCAGGCACATATTAGCAAATGGTCCACCGAACTGGCCGTAAtatgtcaacaacaaatcaTTCAGTATCCTGTATTCACTTCTTGTTCGACTTTCTTGAAGCTCTTGGATCGGAGACGCCTCGACCTATATAATCCAAAGAGAAATGGGTGTTTCTGGTCTTTGGGACGTAAGTTGGTTTACACCATTTTACTCATTGTTGAGGTGCTAGGTACTGATATAGGGCAGCTCCTGAGGCCAAGTGCGGCGAGTGCTACGCTACACACGCTCTCCAGAGAGGCGTTTTTGGACAATAAGAACGGTCTGAGGGCACTCACAATTGGCATAGATGCTTCGTAAGCGGCTCTGGTAAATAGAAGTCCTAGCTTATTGTGCCTTGTGACAGGATTTGGATCTTTCATGCTGCCGTGCCTCAGCATGGCGAAAATCCTTTCCTAAGgaccatattcttcaagATTACAGCACTACTTCAACATCCTGTTCTGCCCGTATTTGTTTTTGGTCGGTTAATTTTGTTCCTGACAAGATGTCATCACTAATTCACCAAATTAGACGGCCCCAACAAGCCTGCGATGAAAAGAAACCAGAAGGTCGGGGGAAAATTTGGAACCCATGATTATCGAAGCAAACAGTTTAAAGCCCTTCTTGACACCTGCGGCCTGGAATGGTGGAACGTGAGTGACGGTGGTTGGGGATTGAAGGTCCAGCTGAAGGTAATATAGGCGCCGGGAGAGGCGGAAGCAGAGTTGGCTGTAATGAACCGGCAAGGAAAGATAGATGCCATTTTGTCTGATGACGGAGATGCTCTTTTATTTGGAGCGAAATGTCTTATCAGGAAGTAAG includes the following:
- a CDS encoding ATP-dependent DNA helicase 2 subunit 2, whose translation is MSDRAGFTLSIFAIDVSPPMGQLKADPSGSGKVSKLSLAKEYVARQIQSKILSGRKTEVIGLVSFGGRTNNQAYNISLEEGMENELYRAVSSDVACQTAKPKALEVLMNLEEGKHAGNPVSALMVGLDMIQSWKITKQWSVDLTLITDGETAFEQNEYEEAIDRLEQLQVILRVVGIDFQPLSRAVDKSKSRNKRLSEKFWRVFTSTLQERLEQTSNPRLYPAVKVFDDTLEAARSPQVATVNGTLSAIDLHIGSLDVGQNEAIVIPVRYSKATAKASAPTFSKAWKPAMDLQMPMHAATDGISLSNPLISGLLNQSQSQGKNPPRTEEMAGMISAEVKQHHSYVIKKPEINASVNRISTQASNLEPPEQVEQADENENEEEDEEEYVDKEDVVKAWKFGSTWVPVPEKTFVTLATRKGIEVCGFFPVENIRRYHLIGEARYVWPDLLSPKAQIQFSALVEAMHDRKMCAVTRWVLKDGGEPTLGVCVPVIENKGTDEEARPNFLPYMYWLKLPFAEDERIFRFPSLATIKTNTGKILTEHPLLPTKEQSLLMDELVLGMDLDEYAREEKRKVQEDEKQDVDGRMDEQDQDVTWFKPWEAVNPVIHRIKEAIFHASLTPDLDEDPLGPPHPELTKYFETPAELAEKVKDVTERLKEILDIKKVPEKRKRRKAQKEELGEDEGFIDEDELFAESTETKPIIKLEPQSQTSSQPTTSTPIPDQNKPKSGRLISNGSPIDDFNRVIQVGDVFRKAIRDMNEVVKENVKSSFSRQNFAEAIDCLQLMRSTALGYEEVETYNDCIDSLEQTVKAKGFKHPDFWDYFKSAGKSVSKISEEEAEAAMEGSE
- a CDS encoding DNA-directed RNA polymerase I subunit RPA49; its protein translation is MASSQKKPQKRKSDAADSLVHVSVGDSSRGSGPAFVNFPSIKPSKKIPFTMYTRDTATTADVTKQHTLIAGETEDVEFFSTNRDRSNNPEGVDCQYLPAVYDPSTRTVHVHPSAPLYLVAHRAKRLRTVPLTVPPDQAAKAQWRTQRNDLGEAFGTRKAKAQIKSEEKNRVDAGAMKDVKGHLMESIGELEEENDSVAPSEFIPTPNIDTADPTEVYTRESLITTQEWAAIDASRLLAIEDDKEKANALPYKRSSWLQYKSRAVANIKDKTARKTQMKYLYYLSCLLSFLDFSPRLSKTPVNKLASAFPQVPRQIIDGMLSRFAEPNGLKHNVTEKSKTKLLVWICLLYLILEGYSVEVAKVAKELKMESAKVATLYKQLGCNVKLASPAEREAQGITLAQANAARRAVLVAPVRFPKLKRRGPAKR
- a CDS encoding DNA-directed RNA polymerase I and III subunit RPAC2, producing MSQPISKLDNPSTLLQSVSSNAVHEKITILPGHEPDYSACTFALWQEDHTLGNALRWIIMKDPEVEFCGYTAPHPSEPKIHLRIQMYENQSAVDCLRRALSNLRDLLNAVNDSYSSSLQNDDYLREDDYDVKAAVDETLRERGFAVEEDDRMDVS
- a CDS encoding heterokaryon incompatibility protein HET-C, with protein sequence MAKTALLFLLLALVALSFTPGIYAFGAGNIPSFSYLEDKAFRHGDIEDIIANLFKAAGGGFLSRGTKFTPLDVKRVYFGNWLRDYSQAVDVGSLKKTNLQTIINIVMVLGFMAHGYATGEFEVTKERLGCYLPTEHIDNPKGYADGEDARQYDRRLRGPVDPRELEIDPRTGMKNYIANENGGWATSKALVRQRLQECIHYGRQYRSSNNKSDLYEAFQLLGRALHTLEDFTAHSNWCELALISFGYTNVFPHVGQNVKVRASNGRDVYPLVTGTFGGADFIHSLMGEATDHLSQASVSDLSKQMTNARSISEGQSNSADTLRQLFFSIPGGEGDSMTRDMEGIQNMRAGQPGGVDPSTMSPQELHQTIWQILSFRDSVMKKIENTIDRIPGLSGLVEKISNSVSVFIITTLEPFVKPLLSTATEALGQSSQAVIDSHDQYEVWNDWNASDPTHSFLSKDHFGLILNQPAGEIARIVVEHTVNLVVKAWDDNSINPSQVTESSLEVLFHPDFASGHSQIQKQMLDKMREWINGTGSDKNEILHRLTADMVKQGKNRRIGDTSATTGHVHNQLLPEGGLQQVIAQQNVHVPGASVLNAGQDLMSGKMPWEQGFGSGGPNAWRDINPSNPNAPSGGYNPPTSYYPQPSYNSQSFHTPEPFHSGQPSYTSNSQASYGAPPMPQSYPPPPHQNYNSQPSYGNQGGGTDYPGQQYHHGGSGHRQPPHHGGYGTPPQGEYGAPYGGPHGGPSHGGPPHGGPPHGGPHHQPHGGPYQPPYGQQPSYGGQPQNQWEQRPSYQGPPGGW